In Streptomyces capitiformicae, one genomic interval encodes:
- the malQ gene encoding 4-alpha-glucanotransferase, translated as MPPRPADPGDPPGTPLSRLAALHGVATSYSPSPDRTVAASDGAVVATLAALDVDASTPEAVDTALAARERQLSGRLLPPTVVCWGDGPASAALAALPDGTRLRIETEQGELRSTVEKLPPGVHALRATTPDGRTAEAHLVVAPPRLPAPPGRTYGLLVQLYSLLSRRSWGMGDLGDLAELTAWAGRALGAGFVQVNPLHAGVPGAPTDPSPYRPSSRRYPDPVHLRVEDIPEYPYAVASTDDRHRLGGLLERAARLRESVLAKGELIDRDAVWELKRQALEVVRAAPLGPGRRAAYCDFLAEEGEALEDHATWCAFAEVYGSDWHRWPPGLRDPRSAETARARAELMDRVDFHTRLAWLTDAQLGAAQRSARDAGMPIGLVHDLAVGVHPGGADAWAQQEYFAAGMSIGAPPDAFNSRGQDWGLPPWRPDRLAESGYAPYRRLLRALLRHAGALRIDHVMGLFRLWWVPQGRPPTEGTYVRYDADAMLAILVLEASRAGALVIGEDLGTVEPGVREALDERGVLGTSVMWFERDWQGTGRPLPPERWRANCLATATTHDLPPTASRLTGDHVELRHGLGLLPRPLEEERAEAAADTGEWLALLARLGLLNGTHGGISAASEEAEIQAVHRFLLRTPARMIGLWLPDTVGDRRPQNLPGTWDQYPNWRLPIADAMGRPVTLEDLAVSPRLHALVDVLRGA; from the coding sequence ATGCCACCACGCCCGGCCGATCCCGGGGATCCACCGGGGACGCCGCTGTCCCGGCTCGCCGCGCTGCACGGCGTCGCCACCTCCTACAGCCCCTCCCCGGACCGTACGGTCGCGGCCTCGGACGGCGCGGTCGTCGCCACCCTCGCCGCGCTGGACGTCGACGCGAGCACCCCGGAGGCCGTGGACACCGCCCTCGCGGCACGCGAACGGCAGCTGAGCGGACGGTTGTTGCCGCCGACCGTGGTGTGCTGGGGCGACGGCCCGGCCTCCGCCGCCCTGGCCGCCCTCCCGGACGGCACCCGGCTGCGCATCGAGACCGAGCAGGGCGAACTCCGGTCCACGGTCGAGAAGTTGCCCCCAGGTGTGCACGCGCTGCGCGCCACGACCCCCGACGGCCGCACCGCCGAGGCCCACCTCGTCGTGGCCCCGCCCCGTCTGCCCGCCCCGCCCGGCCGCACGTACGGCCTCCTCGTGCAGCTCTACTCCCTGCTCTCCCGGCGCAGTTGGGGCATGGGCGACCTCGGCGACCTGGCCGAGCTCACCGCCTGGGCCGGCCGCGCCCTCGGCGCCGGATTCGTCCAGGTCAACCCGCTGCACGCGGGCGTCCCGGGCGCCCCCACGGACCCGTCCCCGTACCGCCCCTCCTCGCGCCGCTATCCCGACCCCGTCCACCTCCGCGTCGAGGACATCCCGGAGTACCCGTACGCCGTCGCCTCCACCGACGACCGCCACCGGCTCGGCGGGCTGCTGGAACGGGCCGCGCGTCTGCGCGAATCCGTCCTGGCCAAGGGCGAGTTGATCGACCGGGATGCGGTGTGGGAGCTCAAGCGGCAGGCGCTGGAAGTCGTACGTGCCGCGCCGCTGGGGCCCGGCCGGCGGGCCGCGTACTGCGACTTCCTCGCCGAGGAGGGCGAGGCGCTGGAGGACCACGCCACCTGGTGCGCGTTCGCCGAGGTGTACGGCTCCGACTGGCACCGTTGGCCACCGGGCCTGCGCGACCCCCGCTCCGCCGAAACCGCCCGCGCCCGCGCGGAGCTGATGGACCGCGTCGACTTCCACACCCGCCTGGCCTGGCTCACCGACGCCCAGCTGGGCGCCGCGCAACGCTCCGCGCGCGACGCCGGCATGCCGATCGGCCTCGTGCACGACCTGGCGGTCGGCGTCCATCCGGGCGGCGCCGACGCCTGGGCCCAGCAGGAGTACTTCGCGGCCGGCATGTCCATCGGCGCGCCCCCCGACGCCTTCAACTCCCGCGGCCAGGACTGGGGTCTGCCCCCCTGGCGCCCCGACCGCCTCGCCGAGTCCGGCTACGCCCCCTACCGCCGCCTCCTGCGTGCCCTCCTCCGCCACGCGGGAGCGCTGCGCATCGACCACGTCATGGGCCTCTTCCGCCTGTGGTGGGTGCCACAGGGCCGACCGCCGACGGAGGGCACGTACGTCCGCTACGACGCCGACGCCATGCTCGCGATCCTGGTGCTGGAGGCCTCGCGGGCCGGGGCCCTGGTGATCGGTGAGGACCTGGGGACGGTCGAGCCCGGCGTCCGCGAGGCGCTCGACGAGCGGGGCGTGCTGGGTACGTCGGTGATGTGGTTCGAGCGGGACTGGCAGGGGACGGGCCGCCCCCTGCCGCCCGAGCGCTGGCGAGCGAACTGCCTCGCCACCGCCACCACCCACGACCTCCCGCCCACCGCCTCCCGCCTCACCGGCGACCACGTCGAACTCCGCCACGGCCTGGGCCTGCTGCCCCGCCCCCTGGAGGAGGAGCGGGCCGAGGCCGCCGCCGACACGGGGGAGTGGCTGGCCCTACTGGCCCGCCTCGGCCTCCTGAACGGCACCCACGGAGGCATCTCCGCCGCCTCCGAGGAGGCCGAGATCCAGGCCGTCCACCGCTTCCTGCTCCGCACCCCCGCCCGCATGATCGGCCTCTGGCTCCCGGACACGGTCGGCGACCGCCGCCCCCAGAACCTTCCCGGCACGTGGGACCAGTACCCGAACTGGCGCCTCCCCATCGCCGACGCGATGGGTCGCCCCGTGACCTTGGAGGACTTGGCGGTATCACCTCGCCTGCATGCGCTGGTGGATGTGCTGAGGGGCGCCTGA
- a CDS encoding TetR/AcrR family transcriptional regulator: MSDTEKALRRSDATRHAILVAARERFAAEGYDRATIRAIAKEAKIDPSMVMRYYGSKEGLYAAALDVDLRLPDPAGLDPRDVGRVLVTHFLDLWEENEVLSALLRVGATSQAGAERIQGVFRDQLIPLARRVCPEPEQAPIRAALIASQVLGLALTRYVLRLPPAVALGREEIVEWLAPTIQRYLTAPRP, encoded by the coding sequence ATGAGTGATACGGAAAAGGCGCTCCGCCGCTCCGATGCCACGCGGCACGCGATCCTCGTGGCCGCGCGGGAGCGGTTCGCCGCCGAGGGGTACGACCGGGCCACCATCCGGGCGATCGCCAAAGAGGCGAAGATCGACCCGTCGATGGTCATGCGGTACTACGGCTCGAAGGAGGGGCTGTACGCCGCCGCGCTCGATGTCGACCTGCGGCTGCCCGACCCCGCCGGGCTCGATCCACGGGACGTGGGCCGGGTCTTGGTGACCCACTTCCTCGATCTCTGGGAGGAGAACGAGGTGCTCAGCGCGCTGCTCCGGGTCGGCGCCACCAGTCAGGCCGGGGCCGAGCGGATCCAGGGCGTCTTCCGGGATCAGTTGATTCCGCTGGCCCGGCGGGTGTGCCCGGAGCCGGAGCAGGCCCCGATCCGGGCGGCGCTGATCGCCTCACAGGTCCTGGGGCTGGCGCTGACGCGGTACGTGCTGCGGCTCCCGCCCGCGGTGGCGTTGGGGCGGGAGGAGATCGTGGAGTGGCTGGCGCCGACGATTCAGCGGTACCTCACCGCGCCGCGACCGTGA
- a CDS encoding FAD-dependent monooxygenase, translated as MNDRTGTNGTTGTHRTNGTTRDVIVVGAGPTGLLLAGDLAAAGIPVTLVERRPHKISNLSRAFVLHARSLEQLDARGLADELEAKGRKLDRLRLFSHLTVRLDTLPSRFNHLLVLPQYEVEEALERRAVEAGVRFRYDTEVTGADQDADEVTVHVRGPEGRSEALAAAYAVGTDGHRSAVRRAIGLPFPGKSVIRSVVLADVRLDEEPEEVLTANAVGDAFAFIAPFGDGYYRVIGWHRGRDVSDSEPLDLDEVREITRLALGRDYGMRDARWMSRFHSDERQAPAYRVGRVFLAGDAAHVHTPAGGQGMNTGLQDAANLGWKLAAVLGGHADPALLDTYHAERHPVGRAVLRSSGGIVRLAMAKYPWTLAFRSALAAVLGHVGPVRTRAIGQVTGIGYTYPAPHGSHRLVGTRVPDVALRSGRLYESLRGGRFVLITPRDATPHAYDTGDRKGRLAVESWASDRRTTVLVRPDGYVAWAAEGANGDADRVEAALTAALGTAS; from the coding sequence ATGAACGACAGGACGGGCACGAACGGCACCACCGGCACCCACCGCACCAACGGCACCACCCGCGACGTCATCGTCGTAGGCGCGGGCCCCACCGGGCTTCTGCTGGCCGGTGACCTCGCCGCCGCCGGTATCCCGGTCACGCTCGTCGAGCGCCGCCCGCACAAGATCAGCAATCTCTCCCGCGCCTTCGTCCTGCACGCCCGCAGCCTGGAGCAGCTCGATGCCCGCGGTCTCGCCGACGAACTGGAGGCCAAGGGGCGGAAGCTGGACCGCCTCCGCCTCTTCAGCCACCTCACCGTGCGGCTCGACACGCTCCCCTCGCGCTTCAACCACCTCCTCGTCCTCCCGCAGTACGAGGTGGAGGAGGCACTGGAGCGGCGGGCGGTCGAGGCGGGGGTGCGGTTCCGGTACGACACCGAGGTGACCGGGGCCGATCAGGACGCCGACGAGGTCACCGTTCACGTACGCGGCCCGGAGGGCAGGAGCGAGGCACTCGCCGCCGCTTACGCCGTCGGGACGGACGGACATCGCAGTGCCGTCCGCCGGGCGATCGGCCTGCCGTTCCCCGGCAAGTCGGTCATCCGTTCCGTCGTCCTCGCGGACGTACGCCTCGACGAGGAGCCCGAGGAGGTGCTGACCGCGAACGCCGTCGGCGACGCCTTCGCCTTCATCGCGCCCTTCGGCGACGGCTACTACCGGGTCATCGGCTGGCACCGCGGCCGCGACGTCTCCGACAGCGAGCCCCTCGACCTCGACGAGGTCAGGGAGATCACCCGGCTCGCGCTCGGTCGCGACTACGGCATGCGGGACGCCCGTTGGATGTCCCGCTTCCACAGCGACGAACGGCAGGCGCCCGCGTACCGGGTGGGCCGGGTCTTCCTCGCCGGCGACGCCGCCCACGTGCACACCCCGGCTGGCGGCCAGGGCATGAACACCGGCCTCCAGGACGCGGCCAACCTCGGCTGGAAGCTCGCCGCCGTCCTGGGCGGCCACGCCGACCCCGCCCTCCTGGACACCTACCACGCCGAACGCCACCCCGTCGGCAGGGCGGTCCTGCGCAGCAGCGGCGGCATCGTACGGCTCGCCATGGCCAAGTACCCGTGGACGCTGGCGTTCCGCTCCGCCCTCGCCGCCGTCCTGGGCCACGTCGGCCCGGTCCGCACCCGGGCGATCGGCCAGGTCACCGGCATCGGCTACACGTACCCGGCGCCCCACGGTTCCCACCGCCTCGTCGGCACCCGCGTCCCGGACGTCGCCCTCCGCTCCGGCCGCCTCTACGAGTCCCTGCGCGGCGGCCGCTTCGTCCTCATCACCCCGCGGGACGCCACCCCGCACGCGTACGACACCGGGGACCGCAAGGGCCGCCTCGCCGTGGAGAGCTGGGCGAGCGACCGGCGTACGACCGTCCTCGTGCGGCCCGACGGCTACGTGGCGTGGGCGGCGGAGGGCGCGAACGGCGACGCGGACAGGGTCGAGGCGGCACTGACGGCGGCGCTGGGCACCGCTTCCTAG
- a CDS encoding PadR family transcriptional regulator, with protein sequence MSTRHILLGLLASGPSHGYDLKRRHDERFPQARPLAYGQVYTTLQRLVRDGLAEVDGTEAESGPERTMYRSTDEGARELAKWAGEIAPPAPFVTNEIFAKLVVSILSDGDPAAYLQAQRAAHMARMRELTALKTTPGSDLATLLSADYALNHLDADLRWMNTTAARLTTLTAEVDTA encoded by the coding sequence ATGAGCACCCGTCACATCCTGTTGGGGCTGCTCGCCAGTGGGCCGAGCCATGGCTACGACCTCAAGCGACGCCACGACGAACGCTTCCCGCAGGCCAGACCGCTGGCCTACGGGCAGGTCTACACGACCCTGCAGCGGCTGGTCCGCGACGGGCTCGCCGAGGTCGACGGCACCGAGGCGGAGAGCGGTCCGGAGCGGACGATGTACCGCTCGACGGACGAGGGGGCGCGCGAACTGGCGAAGTGGGCCGGGGAGATCGCGCCGCCCGCGCCGTTCGTGACGAACGAGATCTTCGCCAAGCTCGTCGTCTCGATCCTCTCCGACGGCGACCCGGCCGCCTACCTCCAGGCGCAGCGCGCCGCGCACATGGCGCGGATGCGGGAGCTGACGGCCCTGAAGACCACGCCGGGATCCGATCTCGCGACCCTGCTCTCGGCGGACTACGCCCTCAACCATCTCGACGCCGACCTCCGCTGGATGAACACCACCGCGGCCCGGCTGACCACCCTGACC
- a CDS encoding RNA polymerase sigma factor yields MDEALLRSLTPSVLAVLVRRGADFAAAEDAVQDALVEAVRVWPADPPRDAKGWLVTVAWRKFLDQARSDAARRRREDRLDEEPAPGPSPTVDDTLQLYFLCAHPSLTPSSAVALTLRAVGGLTTRQIARAYLVPEATMAQRISRAKRTVSGVRFDRPGDVATVLRVLYLVFNEGYSGDIDLAAEAIRLTRQLAAATDHPEVAGLLALMLLHHARRAARTAPDGSLVPLAEQDRRRWDTASIAEGVWILQSALARDRLGEYQAQAAIAALHADAPTAEETDWVQIVEWYDELARLTDSPVVRLNRAVAVGEADGPRAGLAALAVLDASLPRHTAVAAYLHERDGDLTTAARLYAEAAHKAPNLAERHHLTRQAARLNTHRSR; encoded by the coding sequence ATGGACGAGGCCCTGCTCCGGAGCCTCACGCCGAGCGTTCTCGCCGTCCTCGTCCGCCGCGGAGCCGACTTCGCGGCGGCCGAGGACGCCGTCCAGGACGCGCTGGTGGAGGCGGTCCGCGTCTGGCCGGCCGACCCGCCGCGGGATGCGAAGGGCTGGCTGGTCACCGTGGCCTGGCGCAAGTTCCTCGACCAGGCCCGCTCGGACGCCGCCCGCCGCCGGCGTGAGGACCGCCTCGACGAGGAGCCGGCGCCCGGGCCGTCGCCCACGGTGGACGACACGCTCCAGCTGTACTTCCTGTGCGCCCATCCGTCACTGACGCCGTCGTCGGCGGTCGCGCTCACGCTGCGCGCCGTCGGCGGGCTCACCACACGCCAGATCGCGCGGGCCTACCTGGTGCCCGAAGCGACCATGGCCCAGCGCATCAGCCGCGCCAAACGGACCGTCTCCGGTGTGCGCTTCGACCGGCCCGGCGACGTCGCCACCGTGCTGCGCGTCCTCTACCTCGTCTTCAACGAGGGCTACTCCGGCGACATCGACCTCGCCGCCGAGGCCATCCGCCTCACCCGGCAGCTCGCGGCCGCTACCGACCACCCCGAGGTGGCGGGGCTCCTCGCCCTCATGCTGCTCCACCACGCCCGGCGCGCCGCCCGCACCGCGCCCGACGGCAGCCTGGTCCCACTCGCCGAGCAGGACCGCCGCCGGTGGGACACCGCGTCGATCGCGGAGGGCGTATGGATCCTGCAGTCGGCCCTCGCCCGCGACCGGCTCGGCGAGTACCAGGCCCAGGCCGCCATCGCCGCCCTCCACGCCGACGCGCCCACCGCCGAGGAGACCGACTGGGTGCAGATCGTCGAGTGGTACGACGAACTCGCGCGCCTGACCGACAGCCCAGTTGTCCGGCTCAACCGCGCGGTCGCCGTGGGCGAGGCCGACGGCCCGCGCGCCGGCCTGGCGGCACTCGCGGTGCTCGACGCCTCCCTGCCCCGCCACACCGCGGTGGCGGCGTACCTCCACGAGCGTGACGGCGACCTGACGACGGCGGCTCGGCTCTACGCCGAGGCGGCCCACAAGGCCCCCAACCTCGCCGAACGCCACCACCTGACCCGCCAGGCCGCCCGGCTCAACACCCACCGGTCCCGCTGA